AGATGAACGCACCGGCCGTCGCCATCGCCGTCAACAGCACGATGTTGAGCAATCCGATCAGCGTGGCGCCACCGAAAATCGTTCCGCTGGAGATGAGTTCGCCACCGGTACCACTGTCGCTGGTGAGCAGGTCACCCACGTTGCTGTTCAGCTTGGTCCAGACGCCCATGCCGCCGAGCACCAGGTACAGGAACGCGACCGCGATCATCCAGACGAAGAACATCACACCGGAGAGCACCAGCGAGACCTTCAGCGTGCTCCACGGATCTATGCGGCGGATCTGCATACTGGCCCGCACCGGACCGTGGGATTTCTTGGCCACCTGCACGCGGGACGCCGGCCGGGTCTCGGCCGGAGCCGGATTGCCGGACGGGCGCGGCGGGCGGGACGTGGGCGCGGACAGGTCGGGCAGCTCGCTGGCGTAGTTCTCCGGACGCTGGCCCTCGGTCCGCTCTGCCGTCCGGGTCGGCACGACCTCGGTATCGCGGTTGGCCGGACCAGCGTCACGGGTTCCGGCGCCCGGTCCGCCGGCGATGAACTGCCCGATCCGGGCGTCCGGGCCGGGGGAGCGGGCCGGCGGCCGCGCAGCGTCGGCGGGCCGGGGCCCGTTCGCCTGCTCGGGCGGGCGAGGACCGTTCGCATGCTCCGCGGGCCGGGGCCCGTTCGCCTGCTCCGCGGGCCGTGGGGCACCCGCGCGGGCGGCCGGACCGCGCTGCCACGGCGGCACATCGCTGGACTCGGCCGAGCGCCCCGACGGCGGGGCTCCGGGCTCGTTCGGTGAGGTCACCTAGCGGCTCCTTGTCTGGGTCACGTTGCGTCGGGCTCGGTGCCGTCGGGACCGGTGCTGTCCGCCTCGGCGCCCTCGGGATCAGTGCCGTCGGCGTCGTCGCCCTCTGCGTTGCGGGCGATGGCGATCAGTGTGTCGCCCTCGCCCAGGTTCATCAAGCGCACGCCCTTGGTCTGGCGACCGGCCTTGCGGACCTGCCGTGCGGCGGTGCGGATGACACCGCCACCGGAGGTGATCGCGTACAGCTCGGTCTCGTCATCGACGATGAGCGCCCCGACCAGACTGCCACGCTTGGGGTCGTACTGGATGGTCAGGATTCCCTTGCCGCCGCGGCCCTGCGCGGTGTACTCGTCGATGGCGGTGCGCTTGGCATAGCCACCGGCGGTAGCCACCAGCAGGTACTTGTCCGCCTCCACGACGTTGAGCGACAGCAGCCGGTCGTCCTCGTTGAACCGCATGCCCTGCACACCGGAGGTGG
This region of Mycolicibacterium diernhoferi genomic DNA includes:
- a CDS encoding DUF3566 domain-containing protein — its product is MTSPNEPGAPPSGRSAESSDVPPWQRGPAARAGAPRPAEQANGPRPAEHANGPRPPEQANGPRPADAARPPARSPGPDARIGQFIAGGPGAGTRDAGPANRDTEVVPTRTAERTEGQRPENYASELPDLSAPTSRPPRPSGNPAPAETRPASRVQVAKKSHGPVRASMQIRRIDPWSTLKVSLVLSGVMFFVWMIAVAFLYLVLGGMGVWTKLNSNVGDLLTSDSGTGGELISSGTIFGGATLIGLLNIVLLTAMATAGAFIYNLTTDLVGGVEVTLADRD